From the Myxococcales bacterium genome, one window contains:
- a CDS encoding helix-turn-helix transcriptional regulator, which produces MLFAASQTDFAGAHLRSALFLDRALRMHVMAKHRLRFDSRFVPPSPVARAVATIYVVAAGSMATGATTTSAPGLWVLGETELERPTRGARWFRSGGDPSMTVEMRIAARLVRGPIGLAAGARPLSARTWASVATLFALTGTPAAGVAPLAPVQAFLDDLVRDGVLTATPALTHAEPPGLARLWQAVTPAYDAYATAITIDQVAATSGRSSRQVRRELKALAQEFDLFGGNFRHITRLLRLRAALLLLSAPDASVAEVADRVGYGSPVAMARAFRDVDLPTPSELRARVRYDAG; this is translated from the coding sequence ATGTTGTTCGCGGCTAGCCAGACCGACTTCGCTGGCGCGCACCTGCGCTCGGCGCTGTTCCTCGACCGCGCGCTGCGCATGCACGTGATGGCGAAGCACCGGCTGCGGTTCGACTCACGGTTCGTGCCGCCGAGTCCGGTCGCGCGCGCGGTCGCCACGATCTACGTGGTCGCGGCCGGATCGATGGCGACCGGCGCGACCACGACGTCGGCGCCGGGGCTGTGGGTGCTCGGCGAGACCGAGCTCGAGCGCCCGACCCGCGGCGCGCGCTGGTTCCGCTCCGGCGGCGATCCGTCGATGACCGTCGAGATGCGGATCGCGGCGCGGCTGGTGCGCGGCCCGATCGGCCTGGCGGCCGGCGCGCGGCCGCTGTCGGCGCGGACCTGGGCCAGCGTGGCGACGCTGTTCGCGCTCACCGGCACGCCCGCGGCCGGGGTCGCGCCGCTAGCGCCGGTGCAGGCGTTCCTCGACGACCTCGTCCGCGACGGCGTGCTCACCGCGACGCCGGCGCTGACCCACGCCGAGCCGCCGGGGCTGGCCCGGCTGTGGCAGGCGGTGACGCCGGCCTACGACGCCTACGCCACCGCGATCACGATCGACCAGGTGGCCGCGACCAGCGGCCGGTCGAGCCGCCAGGTCCGACGCGAGCTCAAGGCGCTGGCCCAGGAGTTCGATCTGTTCGGCGGCAACTTCCGCCACATCACGCGGCTCCTGCGCCTGCGCGCCGCGCTGCTGCTGCTGAGCGCGCCCGACGCGTCGGTGGCCGAGGTCGCCGACCGGGTCGGCTACGGCAGCCCGGTGGCGATGGCGCGCGCGTTCCGCGACGTCGACCTGCCGACGCCGAGCGAGCTGCGCGCGCGGGTGCGCTACGACGCGGGGTGA
- a CDS encoding SDR family NAD(P)-dependent oxidoreductase, with the protein MAIGDGALVRVGGGLVAAARMPGIAWSWSALGHRRRARRFVAADLDVELAGAHYVVTGANSGLGLETARALAGRGATVWMLCRDAARGEAARREVAAAGGVARLIVVDIGELAQVRRAVAAIDAPRIDAVIHNAGALPHARAVTTDGLELDFAVHLAGPHLLTRLLLPRLRAAGGRVVFVSSGGMYSERLRVDDLQWQRRAYDGVAAYAQVKRAQVVLTELWAAREPAVAFHAMHPGWADTPGVATALPAFYRLTRRFLRTPAEGADTTVWLAAAQPPPGPSGQFWLDRAPAPTHLMPGTADDPADRAALWTALEQATADA; encoded by the coding sequence ATGGCGATCGGTGATGGTGCGCTGGTGCGCGTGGGCGGCGGGCTGGTCGCGGCGGCGCGGATGCCGGGCATCGCCTGGAGCTGGAGCGCGCTCGGCCATCGCCGTCGGGCGCGGCGCTTCGTCGCGGCGGACCTCGACGTCGAGCTCGCGGGCGCGCACTACGTCGTCACCGGCGCCAACTCCGGGCTCGGCCTCGAGACCGCCCGGGCGCTGGCCGGGCGCGGCGCGACCGTCTGGATGCTGTGTCGCGACGCGGCGCGCGGCGAGGCGGCGCGCCGCGAGGTCGCGGCGGCCGGCGGCGTGGCTCGACTGATCGTCGTCGACATCGGCGAGCTGGCGCAGGTGCGGCGCGCGGTCGCCGCGATCGACGCGCCGCGGATCGACGCGGTCATCCACAACGCCGGCGCCCTGCCGCACGCCCGCGCGGTCACCACCGACGGCCTCGAGCTCGACTTCGCGGTCCACCTCGCCGGTCCGCACCTGCTCACCCGCCTGCTCTTGCCGCGGCTGCGCGCCGCCGGTGGTCGCGTGGTGTTCGTGTCCTCGGGCGGCATGTACAGCGAGCGCCTGCGCGTCGACGATCTGCAGTGGCAGCGGCGCGCCTACGACGGCGTCGCGGCCTACGCCCAGGTCAAGCGCGCGCAGGTCGTGCTCACCGAGCTGTGGGCCGCGCGCGAGCCCGCCGTCGCGTTCCACGCGATGCACCCCGGCTGGGCCGACACGCCCGGCGTCGCCACCGCGCTGCCCGCGTTCTACCGCCTCACGCGCCGCTTCCTGCGCACGCCCGCCGAGGGCGCCGACACCACCGTCTGGCTCGCGGCCGCGCAGCCACCGCCCGGCCCCAGCGGCCAGTTCTGGCTCGATCGCGCGCCCGCGCCGACGCACCTGATGCCCGGCACCGCCGACGATCCCGCCGATCGCGCCGCGCTGTGGACCGCGCTCGAGCAGGCGACCGCGGACGCCTGA
- a CDS encoding diguanylate cyclase → MSPPDPDVTRAPTSADALSELARVWRRYEGDPDGAIRAITETGCTAIDVARCSVWLLSEDRRSLRCADLYERALGRHTNGIVLEATTFPAYFAALESEEPIAAFDAHTDPRTAEFSPGYLTPLEIGALLDAPLRTGGALVGVVCNEHIGGRRDWTTSEQRDAAFLASLASLALELAQRARREALLAATLESTGEGIVAVDGAKVVAFNRRFLEMWELDTPPRDVAAMKAHLAARTEQLAGLLADATDILAEAADDTVDVIQLRDGRIYERTGRPQRLRGDIVGRVWSFRDVTLQRRAEAALRASEAHLRDLAIRDGLTGIYNRRFALEQLTAALTAAASIGEPVAVALLDVDFFKQVNDQHGHLIGDAVLRDFAAVLSERLRGSDLVGRYGGEEFVVVMRRATAAQAAGVLDALRARLSDRPGTEAVPRYTFSGGVAQFPDDGGDAMTLLACADERLYAAKHAGRNRLMTALPPEPSPG, encoded by the coding sequence TTGTCGCCACCTGACCCAGACGTGACCCGAGCGCCGACCTCGGCCGACGCGCTGTCCGAGCTGGCCCGGGTCTGGCGCCGGTACGAGGGCGATCCCGACGGCGCGATCCGCGCGATCACCGAGACCGGCTGCACCGCGATCGACGTGGCGCGCTGCAGCGTCTGGCTCCTGTCCGAGGACCGCCGCTCGCTGCGGTGCGCCGACCTGTACGAGCGCGCCCTTGGCCGGCACACGAACGGCATCGTCCTCGAGGCCACCACGTTCCCGGCCTACTTCGCGGCGCTCGAGAGCGAGGAGCCGATCGCGGCGTTCGACGCCCACACCGATCCCCGCACCGCCGAGTTCTCGCCGGGCTACCTGACGCCGCTCGAGATCGGCGCGCTGCTCGACGCGCCGCTGCGCACCGGCGGCGCGCTGGTCGGCGTCGTGTGCAACGAGCACATCGGCGGTCGGCGCGACTGGACCACGTCCGAGCAGCGCGACGCCGCGTTCCTCGCGAGCCTGGCGTCGCTCGCGCTCGAGCTGGCCCAGCGGGCCCGACGCGAGGCGCTGCTGGCGGCGACGCTCGAGTCGACCGGCGAGGGCATCGTGGCCGTCGACGGCGCCAAGGTCGTCGCGTTCAACCGACGCTTCCTCGAGATGTGGGAGCTGGACACGCCGCCGCGCGACGTCGCGGCGATGAAGGCGCACCTGGCCGCGCGCACCGAGCAGCTCGCCGGCCTGCTCGCCGACGCCACCGACATCCTGGCCGAGGCCGCCGACGACACCGTCGACGTGATCCAGCTCCGCGACGGCCGCATCTACGAGCGCACCGGCCGGCCCCAGCGCCTGCGCGGCGACATCGTCGGCCGGGTCTGGAGCTTCCGCGACGTGACGCTGCAGCGGCGGGCCGAGGCCGCGCTGCGCGCCAGCGAGGCCCACCTGCGCGATCTGGCGATCCGCGACGGCCTGACCGGCATCTACAACCGGCGGTTCGCGCTCGAGCAGCTGACCGCGGCGCTGACCGCGGCCGCGTCGATCGGCGAGCCGGTGGCGGTCGCGCTCCTCGACGTCGACTTCTTCAAGCAGGTCAACGATCAGCACGGCCACCTGATCGGCGACGCGGTCCTGCGCGACTTCGCCGCGGTGCTGTCCGAGCGCCTGCGCGGCAGCGACCTGGTCGGCCGCTACGGCGGCGAGGAGTTCGTCGTGGTCATGCGCCGGGCCACCGCCGCGCAGGCGGCCGGCGTGCTCGACGCGCTGCGGGCGCGCCTGAGCGATCGGCCCGGCACCGAGGCGGTGCCGCGCTACACCTTCTCCGGCGGCGTCGCGCAGTTCCCCGACGACGGCGGCGACGCGATGACGCTCCTGGCCTGCGCCGACGAGCGCCTGTACGCCGCCAAGCACGCCGGCCGGAACCGGCTGATGACGGCGCTGCCGCCCGAGCCGAGCCCGGGCTGA
- a CDS encoding YegP family protein has product MMRRLLTTLTAVLLATATAACVDAPVDTSEVSEAASWGDTSIRPSFELWKSSDSQFRFHMLDSRGEILVTSQGYSARTAALTGLLSVLANGGDKSHYDVRPNAGGGAYFNLKAGNGAIIATSQSHATMAAAQADADATLAAVGAYRAAWSTATGRRFALHLDAGGKYYWNLHAGNGEIVLRSQRYDSEAAALNGAFSVVDNGLTAARYEVLPSSNNGYYLNLTATNGQIIGTSEVYASKSNAERARDSIIALLPTIELL; this is encoded by the coding sequence ATGATGCGCCGCCTGCTGACCACGCTCACCGCTGTTCTCCTCGCCACCGCCACCGCCGCCTGCGTCGACGCGCCTGTCGACACCTCCGAGGTCTCCGAGGCCGCGTCCTGGGGTGACACGTCGATCCGTCCGTCGTTCGAGCTCTGGAAGAGCAGCGACAGCCAGTTCCGGTTCCACATGCTCGACAGCCGCGGCGAGATCCTCGTGACCTCGCAGGGCTACAGCGCGCGCACTGCGGCGCTCACCGGCCTGCTCTCGGTGCTCGCCAATGGCGGCGACAAGAGCCACTACGACGTGCGCCCCAACGCGGGCGGCGGCGCGTACTTCAACCTGAAGGCCGGCAACGGCGCGATCATCGCGACCAGCCAGAGCCACGCGACGATGGCCGCGGCCCAGGCCGACGCCGACGCCACGCTGGCCGCCGTCGGCGCCTACCGCGCCGCCTGGTCGACCGCGACCGGCCGCCGCTTCGCGCTGCACCTCGACGCCGGCGGCAAGTACTACTGGAACCTCCACGCCGGCAACGGCGAGATCGTCCTCCGCTCGCAGCGCTACGACAGCGAGGCGGCCGCGCTCAACGGCGCGTTCTCGGTGGTCGACAACGGCCTCACCGCCGCGCGCTACGAGGTGCTGCCGTCGAGCAACAACGGCTACTACCTGAACCTGACCGCGACCAACGGCCAGATCATCGGCACCAGCGAGGTCTACGCCTCGAAGAGCAACGCCGAGCGCGCGCGCGACTCGATCATCGCGCTGCTGCCGACCATCGAGCTGCTCTGA
- a CDS encoding tandem-95 repeat protein, whose translation MQVRARWMTLIGLALTVGCGPSDGPNRPPTISGSPQSTPEDVSLQATMTASDLDGDALEFRYTGVSHGTVTGVGPMFTYTPAPDYNGADAVTVTVLDGEAQATAIIAIEVIAVNDPPVAMADGLAALENTPLVAPLAALTANDTDVDGDALTVTQVSAGANGTVAIEGDQLRFIPTSGFVGAASFSYTVSDGVEAVEAPVTVTVGDVNDPPVATDDVATTAEDTPAMITAATLTANDTDPEGQTLAVTAVADAVHGTVALVGATITFTPEPDYVGAAAFDYTVSDGAATDVGTVAITITPVQDAPVAVDDAATTEEDTPLVVAAATLAANDVDVDGDALTVIAVANPSGGTVALVAGTVTFTPAPNLTGTAGFDYTVSDGGRTDVGHVAITVTPVPDAPVAGDDVATTDEDTPLMIPGATLTANDADVDGPSLTVVAVGNALNGAVDVTGGAVTFTPATNFNGVASFEYTVSDGGLSDVGLVTVTVLPVNDAPVAVDDAVAIAEDDPGTDVFVLANDGDIDGPGPLVLVDVLNPLNCTATKVANRVLVVPAPDFAGTASFDYHVGDGAGGLDLGHAVITVLPVNDAPVAAAVMISTDENSPVVVPLTATDIDSPSVTFAVGAPSSGAVGAVTSTGPLTATVTFTPTAGFTGLATFTVTASDGAASSAPALVTVTVVDAPVCGDGELDPGEQCDDTNNVGLDGCSGTCRTETLFFSEYVEGVTGSNKAIEIMNPLPTPASLVGCSLRLYSNGAMAPTSTLTLSQTIASHDVLVLCNPSASAPVLALCDVTATGSTINWNGDDAIELFCSGVSVDVFGQLAFDPGTAWGTGLTSTVDHTLRRKCTVTSGDLIGSDPFDPAVEWDGFAGDTFGDLGSYSCP comes from the coding sequence ATGCAGGTCCGCGCCCGGTGGATGACGCTGATCGGTCTGGCTCTGACCGTCGGCTGTGGGCCGTCCGATGGACCGAACCGCCCGCCGACGATCTCGGGGAGCCCGCAGTCGACGCCGGAGGACGTGAGCCTGCAGGCGACCATGACGGCCAGCGACCTCGACGGCGACGCGCTCGAGTTTCGCTACACCGGCGTCAGCCACGGCACGGTCACCGGCGTGGGCCCGATGTTCACGTACACGCCCGCGCCCGACTACAACGGCGCCGACGCGGTCACCGTGACCGTGCTCGACGGCGAGGCCCAGGCCACCGCGATCATCGCGATCGAGGTGATCGCGGTCAACGATCCACCGGTGGCGATGGCCGACGGCCTCGCGGCGCTCGAGAACACGCCGCTGGTCGCGCCCCTCGCTGCGCTGACGGCCAACGACACCGACGTCGACGGCGACGCGCTCACCGTGACCCAGGTCAGCGCCGGCGCCAACGGCACGGTGGCGATCGAGGGCGACCAGCTCCGGTTCATCCCGACGTCGGGGTTCGTGGGCGCCGCGAGCTTCAGCTACACGGTCAGCGACGGCGTCGAGGCGGTCGAGGCGCCGGTGACGGTGACCGTCGGCGACGTCAACGATCCGCCGGTCGCGACCGACGACGTCGCGACCACGGCCGAGGACACCCCGGCGATGATCACCGCGGCGACGCTGACGGCCAACGACACCGACCCCGAGGGGCAGACGCTCGCGGTCACCGCGGTCGCCGACGCGGTCCACGGCACGGTGGCGCTGGTCGGCGCGACGATCACGTTCACGCCCGAGCCCGACTACGTCGGCGCAGCCGCGTTCGACTACACCGTGTCCGATGGCGCCGCCACCGACGTCGGCACCGTCGCGATCACGATCACGCCGGTGCAGGACGCGCCGGTCGCGGTCGACGACGCCGCGACGACCGAGGAGGACACCCCGCTGGTCGTGGCCGCCGCCACGCTGGCGGCCAACGACGTCGACGTCGACGGCGACGCGCTCACGGTGATCGCGGTGGCCAACCCGAGCGGCGGCACGGTCGCGCTGGTCGCCGGCACGGTCACCTTCACACCGGCCCCCAACCTCACCGGCACCGCTGGGTTCGACTACACCGTGTCCGACGGCGGGCGCACCGACGTCGGCCACGTCGCGATCACGGTGACGCCGGTGCCCGACGCGCCGGTGGCCGGCGACGACGTCGCGACGACCGACGAGGACACGCCGCTCATGATCCCCGGCGCGACGCTCACGGCCAACGACGCCGACGTCGACGGGCCATCGCTGACCGTGGTCGCGGTCGGCAACGCGCTCAACGGCGCCGTCGACGTCACCGGCGGCGCGGTCACGTTCACGCCGGCGACCAACTTCAACGGCGTCGCGTCGTTCGAGTACACGGTGTCCGACGGCGGGTTGTCCGACGTCGGCCTGGTCACCGTCACGGTCCTGCCGGTCAACGACGCGCCGGTCGCGGTCGACGACGCGGTCGCGATCGCCGAGGACGATCCCGGCACGGACGTCTTCGTCCTCGCCAACGACGGCGACATCGACGGGCCCGGCCCGCTGGTCTTGGTCGACGTCCTCAACCCGCTGAACTGCACCGCGACCAAGGTCGCCAACCGCGTGCTGGTGGTGCCGGCGCCCGACTTCGCCGGCACCGCCTCGTTCGACTACCACGTCGGCGACGGCGCCGGCGGGCTCGACCTCGGCCACGCCGTGATCACCGTGCTGCCGGTCAACGACGCGCCGGTCGCGGCCGCGGTGATGATCTCGACCGACGAGAACAGCCCCGTGGTCGTGCCGCTGACCGCGACCGACATCGACTCGCCGAGCGTCACGTTCGCGGTCGGCGCGCCCAGCTCGGGCGCCGTCGGCGCGGTCACGTCGACCGGCCCGCTGACCGCGACCGTGACGTTCACGCCGACCGCGGGCTTCACCGGCCTGGCCACGTTCACGGTCACCGCCAGCGACGGCGCGGCCAGCTCGGCCCCGGCCCTGGTCACGGTCACGGTCGTCGACGCGCCGGTGTGCGGCGACGGCGAGCTCGACCCGGGCGAGCAGTGCGACGACACCAACAACGTCGGGCTCGACGGCTGCTCGGGCACCTGCCGCACGGAGACGTTGTTCTTCTCCGAGTACGTCGAGGGCGTCACCGGCAGCAACAAGGCCATCGAGATCATGAACCCGCTGCCGACGCCGGCGAGCCTCGTGGGCTGTTCGCTGCGGCTGTACTCGAACGGCGCGATGGCCCCGACCTCGACCCTGACCTTGTCCCAGACGATCGCGTCGCACGACGTGCTGGTGCTGTGCAACCCGTCGGCGTCGGCGCCGGTGTTGGCGCTGTGCGACGTCACCGCGACCGGCAGCACGATCAACTGGAACGGCGACGACGCGATCGAGCTGTTCTGCAGCGGCGTGTCGGTCGACGTGTTCGGCCAGCTCGCGTTCGACCCCGGCACCGCCTGGGGAACAGGCCTGACCTCGACCGTCGATCACACGCTCCGCCGCAAGTGCACGGTCACCTCCGGCGATCTGATCGGCAGCGATCCGTTCGACCCCGCGGTCGAGTGGGACGGCTTCGCCGGCGACACCTTCGGCGACCTCGGCAGCTACAGCTGCCCGTAG
- a CDS encoding sigma-54-dependent Fis family transcriptional regulator, producing the protein MSVADLERVLAEARPEAIEREVVERALGATGAGIGALFLWDKKVRGLVLSHHVVEGLVVTLPDTVIRGDGRPGIAGWAFEQDAPYLCRDSASDEHYTRYLLDVRAIAAAPVRWQGKPIGVITVATRTGTLDKAALAALTELATAAARFVRRAQADRQSREETGRPFLIGGLSPEWREVERRIELASPTRAPILVRGESGTGKDLVARAIHGASGRADRPYVTVNCAAIPETLLESILFGHVKGAFTGASADKLGEFQKADRGTLFLDEVGELPVALQAKVLRAVEQGEVQPLGSNTAPARVDVRLVCATNRDLEAMVADGRFRDDLYYRLGVMTLSLPPLRRYKEQLEVMASVFIEQAAVRHGKPAPRLTSTTMARLAAYDYPGNVRELRNAIEHAVILATGPELVPDDLPRPFQAGPSAARRPSRPAARPTLATLREQWLAPLERRYLIDLLAEHRGNVRAAAAAAGVDPVTMYRLLRKRGIALRRTVHTDDA; encoded by the coding sequence GTGAGCGTTGCGGATCTGGAGCGCGTGCTGGCGGAGGCGCGGCCGGAGGCGATCGAGCGCGAGGTGGTGGAGCGGGCGCTGGGGGCGACGGGGGCGGGGATCGGCGCGCTGTTCCTGTGGGACAAGAAGGTGCGGGGCTTGGTGCTGTCGCACCACGTGGTCGAGGGCCTGGTGGTGACGCTGCCGGACACGGTGATCCGGGGTGACGGGCGGCCCGGGATCGCGGGGTGGGCGTTCGAGCAGGACGCGCCGTACCTGTGTCGCGACAGCGCGAGCGATGAGCACTACACGCGGTACTTGCTCGACGTGCGCGCGATCGCGGCGGCGCCGGTGCGCTGGCAGGGCAAGCCGATCGGCGTGATCACCGTGGCGACCCGGACGGGCACGCTCGACAAGGCGGCGCTGGCGGCCCTGACCGAGCTGGCGACCGCGGCGGCGCGGTTCGTGCGGCGCGCGCAAGCGGATCGGCAGAGCCGCGAGGAGACCGGGCGGCCGTTCCTGATCGGCGGGCTCAGCCCCGAGTGGCGCGAGGTCGAGCGCCGGATCGAGCTGGCGTCGCCGACCCGCGCGCCGATCCTGGTGCGCGGCGAGAGCGGCACCGGCAAGGATCTCGTGGCGCGCGCGATCCACGGCGCCAGCGGGCGCGCCGATCGACCGTACGTGACCGTCAACTGCGCGGCGATCCCCGAGACGCTGCTCGAGAGCATCCTGTTCGGGCACGTCAAGGGCGCGTTCACCGGCGCCAGCGCCGACAAGCTCGGCGAGTTCCAGAAGGCCGACCGCGGCACGCTGTTCCTCGACGAGGTCGGCGAGCTGCCGGTGGCGCTGCAGGCCAAGGTGCTGCGCGCGGTCGAGCAGGGCGAGGTCCAGCCGCTGGGCTCGAACACCGCGCCGGCGCGCGTCGACGTGCGGCTGGTGTGCGCGACCAACCGCGACCTCGAGGCGATGGTCGCCGACGGGCGCTTCCGCGACGACCTGTACTACCGGCTCGGCGTGATGACCTTGTCGCTGCCGCCGCTGCGCCGCTACAAGGAGCAGCTCGAGGTGATGGCGTCGGTGTTCATCGAGCAGGCCGCGGTCCGGCACGGCAAGCCGGCGCCGCGCCTGACGTCGACGACGATGGCGCGCCTGGCCGCGTACGACTATCCGGGCAACGTGCGCGAGCTGCGCAACGCGATCGAGCACGCCGTCATCCTCGCCACCGGCCCCGAGCTCGTGCCCGACGATCTGCCGCGCCCGTTCCAGGCCGGCCCGTCCGCGGCGAGGCGCCCCTCGCGCCCCGCCGCCCGCCCCACGCTAGCGACGCTCCGCGAGCAGTGGCTCGCGCCCCTCGAGCGGCGCTACTTGATCGATCTGCTGGCCGAGCACCGCGGCAACGTGCGCGCGGCGGCGGCCGCCGCCGGCGTCGACCCGGTCACGATGTACCGGCTCTTGCGCAAGCGCGGCATCGCGCTGCGTCGGACCGTGCACACCGACGACGCGTGA
- a CDS encoding EAL domain-containing protein produces MRRPTRQPPSRDPIHRVLVSDELFVVYQPVVDLRTRRTFAYEALARTTAPEFKGPLDLFAAAAKHGVTGELGRKLRTLAVDGCPDVPLFLNLNPAELNEGWVVQPDDPIFQHSEDVYLEITEGVPLSHFALCKNMLAEVRGRGVHLVVDDLGAGYSNLKYIADLNPRVVKLDRDLVAGLVIGSRLFKLVTGIVQLCNDLGAKVVAEGIEEVAELEAVIAAGARYGQGYLLARPATPMPAVVWPAEVEPRRRPTVRGLTPIR; encoded by the coding sequence GTGAGGCGACCCACGCGGCAGCCGCCATCGCGCGATCCCATCCACCGCGTGCTGGTCAGCGACGAGCTGTTCGTCGTCTACCAGCCCGTCGTCGATCTGCGCACCCGCCGCACGTTCGCGTACGAGGCGCTGGCCCGCACCACCGCGCCCGAGTTCAAGGGCCCGCTCGACCTGTTCGCCGCCGCCGCCAAGCACGGCGTCACCGGCGAGCTCGGCCGCAAGCTGCGCACGCTCGCGGTCGACGGCTGCCCCGACGTGCCGCTGTTCCTCAACCTCAACCCGGCCGAGCTCAACGAGGGCTGGGTGGTCCAGCCCGACGATCCGATCTTCCAGCACTCCGAGGACGTCTACCTGGAGATCACCGAGGGCGTGCCGCTGTCGCACTTCGCGCTGTGCAAGAACATGCTGGCGGAGGTCCGCGGCCGCGGCGTGCACCTGGTCGTCGACGACCTCGGCGCCGGCTACTCGAACCTGAAGTACATCGCCGACCTCAACCCGCGCGTGGTCAAGCTCGATCGCGACCTGGTCGCCGGCCTGGTGATCGGCAGTCGGCTGTTCAAGCTGGTCACCGGCATCGTCCAGCTCTGCAACGACCTCGGCGCCAAGGTCGTGGCCGAGGGCATCGAGGAGGTCGCCGAGCTCGAGGCGGTGATCGCCGCGGGCGCCCGGTACGGCCAGGGCTACCTGCTGGCGCGGCCGGCGACGCCGATGCCGGCGGTCGTCTGGCCCGCCGAGGTCGAGCCGCGCCGGCGCCCGACCGTGCGCGGCCTCACCCCGATCAGGTGA
- a CDS encoding SMP-30/gluconolactonase/LRE family protein gives MTRTLGTSVLLIATLVAASAACKKKSTEPAAGSGSGTGTAAGTGSGTAAGTGAGTAAGTAAGTGSGTGAGMAAAGLPHFMEGLATPESVLYDAANDRYLVANINGGPADVDDNGFITVLSPDGKVVAAKWIDGAAADVTLSAPKGMAISGGKLWVADVSAVRTFDLATGKPLAEIKIDGADFLNDVAATADGGVVVSDTGVDKTFTPTGNDAIYRIGADGKVTTVIKDKALGGPNGVHVTADGTIWVVTNGTGELYAIDPSGAKQPGEKLPKGSLDGLVALDGGDLLVSSWEGSAVFRGKPGGPWTAVAEGLKAPADIGWDSKRGWLLVPLFNDNMIHTVAIAK, from the coding sequence ATGACGCGCACCCTCGGAACCTCCGTCCTGTTGATCGCCACGCTCGTCGCCGCCTCGGCGGCCTGCAAGAAGAAGTCGACCGAGCCCGCCGCGGGTTCCGGTTCTGGCACCGGCACGGCCGCGGGCACCGGCTCGGGCACGGCCGCGGGCACCGGCGCGGGCACGGCCGCGGGCACGGCCGCGGGCACCGGTTCGGGCACTGGCGCGGGCATGGCGGCCGCCGGGCTGCCGCACTTCATGGAGGGGCTGGCCACGCCCGAGTCGGTCCTGTACGACGCGGCCAACGACCGCTACCTGGTGGCCAACATCAACGGCGGGCCGGCCGACGTCGACGACAACGGCTTCATCACCGTGCTCTCGCCCGACGGCAAGGTCGTCGCGGCCAAGTGGATCGACGGCGCGGCCGCCGACGTCACGCTGAGCGCGCCCAAGGGCATGGCGATCAGCGGCGGCAAGCTGTGGGTGGCCGACGTCTCGGCGGTGCGCACGTTCGACCTGGCCACGGGCAAGCCGCTGGCCGAGATCAAGATCGACGGCGCCGACTTCCTCAACGACGTCGCCGCGACCGCCGACGGCGGCGTCGTCGTCTCGGACACCGGGGTCGACAAGACCTTCACGCCGACCGGCAACGACGCGATCTACCGGATCGGCGCCGACGGCAAGGTCACGACCGTGATCAAGGACAAGGCCCTGGGCGGGCCCAACGGCGTCCACGTCACGGCCGACGGCACGATCTGGGTCGTCACCAACGGCACCGGCGAGCTGTACGCGATCGATCCCAGCGGCGCGAAGCAGCCGGGCGAGAAGCTGCCCAAGGGCAGCCTCGACGGCCTGGTCGCGCTCGACGGCGGCGACCTGCTGGTGTCGTCGTGGGAGGGCAGCGCGGTCTTCCGCGGCAAGCCGGGCGGCCCCTGGACCGCGGTGGCCGAGGGCCTCAAGGCGCCGGCCGACATCGGCTGGGACAGCAAGCGCGGCTGGCTGCTGGTGCCGCTGTTCAACGACAACATGATCCACACCGTCGCGATCGCGAAGTAG
- a CDS encoding rhomboid family intramembrane serine protease, producing the protein MRVRYNAPVVLTFALAAAVVQLLPESIQRYFAAWPEFYDWRSYLGLFSHILGHAGWDHLLANFSIILIIGPILEERHGSASLLGMILITALITGLINVAFTNQYLVGASGIAFMMVVLASVANIKAGEIPLTFIAVAVLFMGREVVGAFKDDQVSQAAHLIGGTIGGAFGFLGAGRGGARPPALAAGAPPRSPGPGPGPGPKLPKLPG; encoded by the coding sequence CTGCGCGTGAGGTACAACGCCCCGGTGGTCCTGACGTTCGCCCTCGCGGCGGCGGTCGTGCAACTCCTGCCCGAGAGCATCCAGCGCTACTTCGCGGCCTGGCCCGAGTTCTACGACTGGCGCAGCTACCTGGGCCTGTTCTCGCACATCCTCGGCCACGCCGGCTGGGATCACCTGCTCGCGAACTTCTCGATCATCCTGATCATCGGGCCGATCCTCGAGGAGCGGCACGGCTCGGCGTCGCTCCTGGGTATGATCCTCATCACCGCGCTCATCACCGGGCTCATCAACGTCGCGTTCACCAACCAGTACCTGGTCGGCGCCAGCGGCATCGCGTTCATGATGGTGGTGCTGGCGTCGGTGGCCAACATCAAGGCCGGCGAGATCCCGCTCACCTTCATCGCGGTCGCGGTGCTGTTCATGGGCCGCGAGGTCGTCGGCGCGTTCAAGGACGACCAGGTCTCGCAGGCCGCGCACCTGATCGGCGGCACGATCGGCGGCGCGTTCGGGTTCCTCGGCGCGGGGCGCGGCGGCGCGCGTCCGCCGGCGCTCGCGGCTGGCGCGCCCCCGCGGTCACCTGGGCCTGGGCCTGGGCCCGGGCCCAAGCTGCCCAAGCTGCCCGGCTGA